A single Drosophila ananassae strain 14024-0371.13 chromosome 3L, ASM1763931v2, whole genome shotgun sequence DNA region contains:
- the LOC6495144 gene encoding small RNA 2'-O-methyltransferase isoform X2 — translation MKNVTSTNPLVADYIRHRLGPLHVEILKGNVAHASEQLLNTDAVVALELIEHVYDDVLDKIPSNIFGFMQPKLAVFSTPNADYNVIFKRFKTLLPNGLRHPDHKFEWTREEFKSWCMRVVEAYPNYMFSIMGVGKAPKGFETVGNVSQIAMFVRKDSFDMQLIDPLHSPTSATFDPKESYKLLYSVDYPFYVDTRTDKEKVWSEVQFEIHRFKIAQDSSENDIPSDQSGYKIPIADLLARTHRVNATKDILLELFQENSMEVNDDCVFIPESDVESNGSDLNDFSDRLSLETGVSDQEEKECWDIKKDPE, via the exons ATGAAAAATGTGACAAGTACTAATCCATTAGTCGCGGATTATATTAGACATCGACTAGGACCCCTCCATGTCGAGATTCTGAAAGGCAACGTGGCGCATGCCTCTGAGCAATTGTTAAACACTGATGCTGTAGTTGCCCTGGAACT AATCGAGCATGTTTATGATGATGTTTTGGACAAAATTCCGTCAAATATTTTCGGGTTTATGCAGCCAAAATTGGCTGTCTTTAGCACCCCGAATGCCGACTATAATGTGATCTTCAAGAGATTCAAAACACTGCTACCCAACGGATTACGGCATCCAGATCACAAGTTCGAGTGGACACGGGAGGAGTTTAAATCCTGGTGCATGAGAGTCGTGGAGGCATACCCCAACTATATGTTTTCTATCATGGGAGTGGGCAAGGCTCCAAAAGGATTCGAAACGGTGGGCAATGTCTCCCAAATAGCGATGTTCGTCCGCAAGGATTCTTTTGACATGCAGTTGATAGATCCTTTGCATTCGCCCACGTCCGCCACTTTCGATCCAAAGGAATCCTACAAGCTATTGTACTCCGTCGACTATCCCTTCTACGTAGACACGAGGACTGACAAGGAGAAAGTATGGTCGGAGGTGCAGTTCGAGATACATAGATTTAAAATAGCCCAGGACAGTTCCGAAAATGATATACCCTCCGACCAGTCGGGGTATAAGATACCAATTGCTGATTTATTGGCCCGTACTCATCGGGTAAACGCCACCAAAGATATTTTGTTGGAACTTTTTCAAGAAAATTCGATGGAAGTCAATGATGATTGCGTATTTATACCGGAGTCAGATGTGGAATCAAATGGTTCAGATCTTAATGACTTCTCTGATCGCTTATCCCTGGAGACTGGAGTCTCCGACCAAGAGGAGAAGGAGTGTTGGGATATAAAGAAGGATCCAGAATAA